The Tolypothrix sp. NIES-4075 DNA window TTAACGCTGCGATTAACGGCACGCAAGTCTTATGGAATTATGACATTTTCTCTCAAGCTGGCGGCATCAATAAGGCGATCGCTGAAGAATTTGTGGTAAGTTCAGATGCCAGGGGGCAGATTGTAGTGAATTTCACACCAGGCGCTGCCGATCAGCCCTCAGTCAGCGGCTTTGAAATCAACCAGGGCACCCGCCCGCACAACAATATGCTCTTGGGTTGCTTCCTTGGCTACGCCAATATCAACGACATAGATTCCTGGTTGGGTAAAAAGCACGCCGTGCAGGTCATGTTTACAAGCTGGGACCCGAACAGCAAGGAGCAGGCTTTCACGACGATGAACCATATCTGGGATAGTGGAAGTGTACCTGTGGTGACATGGGAGGTGTTCACCGATGACAAAAATCGCTATGATGTCCCAGCGAATATCGATGCCCTAATCGCCAACGGCAGCTACGATAGCTATTTGAACGATTGGGCTGACACCATGAAGAGCTTCCTGGCAGGTCCCGGCGGCGTATACGGCGATGCTGATGACCGCCGCGTCTACTTGCGGTTTGCCCATGAGATGAACGGCGACTGGTATCCCTGGTCTGCCAGCTATAAAGACCCACAGAACACTCCCACCAAGAACATGCCCACCGATTATATCAATATGTGGCAGCATGTTTGGACGGTCTTCAAAAATAAAGGCATTGATAGGAATCATTTGCAGTGGCTATGGACACCCATGAACACCGACGTAGGCAACCCGCTCCACAAAGCTGAGTCTTACTGGCCGGGCGATACCTACGTAGATTGGGTCGGCATTGACGCTTACAACTGGGGCACTAGTCAGCCTTGGTCAAACTGGACGCCTCCCGTCGCGCTGCTAGACGACATGATTAACAGGCTCACAGGCTACGGCAAGCCGATAGCGATTCCAGAGTGGGGCACAACTAGTA harbors:
- a CDS encoding malectin domain-containing carbohydrate-binding protein; amino-acid sequence: MHHNQKFDELVSQENFMADSICINAGGGAIGSYGADAYYSGGQSASSNTPVDGKGVYYPANQEVYQTERYGTFTYTFTDLTPNTIHTVKLHFNEHFWDSVDKRKFNAAINGTQVLWNYDIFSQAGGINKAIAEEFVVSSDARGQIVVNFTPGAADQPSVSGFEINQGTRPHNNMLLGCFLGYANINDIDSWLGKKHAVQVMFTSWDPNSKEQAFTTMNHIWDSGSVPVVTWEVFTDDKNRYDVPANIDALIANGSYDSYLNDWADTMKSFLAGPGGVYGDADDRRVYLRFAHEMNGDWYPWSASYKDPQNTPTKNMPTDYINMWQHVWTVFKNKGIDRNHLQWLWTPMNTDVGNPLHKAESYWPGDTYVDWVGIDAYNWGTSQPWSNWTPPVALLDDMINRLTGYGKPIAIPEWGTTS